The segment CTTTTTTTGATTCTATAACAACAGCCCCCACAAAAACAGGCCCAGCTAATGGGCCTCTTCCAGCTTCATCTATACCAATTATTTTTTTGTACTTATTTAACAAAGCTATTTCAATATTTTCTTGCATATTATCCACCTTTGAAACATACTTTTACTCTTTTTCGTAAGGAACCCCGTCGGCAGCGGGTGCTCTTGTTCTTCCAACAAATCCTCCAACTACGATTATAGTCAAAACGAAAGGCAATAAATTTAGTAAAGCTTTGATTTCTGAAGGAAGAACCATCAAAGTTTGAAGTTGAATATTCATAGCTTCTGCAGCTCCGAAAAGCAAAGCTGCCCACATTGTACCAATAGGATTCCAATTTCCTAATATCATGGCTGCCAAAGCAATGAAGCCTTTTCCGGCTGGCATCTGTTCTTGAAACTGTCCTATATCACCTAGGGCTAGATACATCCCTCCTAATGCAGCGAGCACTCCACTCATTAAAACTCCAAAGTATCTTATCGCCTTAACGTTCACACCTAACGTATCCGCAGCCCTTGGATTTTCACCTACAGAGCGCATTCTTAAACCTAAAGGAGTCTTGTAAAGTAAAAACCACGATCCGATGATGACTACTATAGCAATGTAAAAGAAGGAACTGATTTCTCCGAAGATTTCTCCAATGAAAGGAATATTTTGAATTGCCTCTATTTTTACCGTTGGGATTTTAGCAACAAAGTCTGTTTGACCTTCTTGGCCAAAAATAGGTTTCATTAGAAAACCAGTGAACCCTTGAGCAATCAGAATCAAAGCTGTAGCAGAAACAATTTGATTTGCTGCCCATTCTATGGAAACATAAGCATGAAAGAAGGCCAAAATTAAACCTCCAATCATACCTAAAATCAATCCAATCCAAGGGTTCCCAGTAAGAAAAGTAACAGCCACCCCGATGAAGGCTCCTAATTTCATTATACCTTCTAAAGCAATATTTGTTACGCCGGTTATTTCGCTGTAAACTCCTCCAATTCCAGCAAAAATCAATGGTAATGCAGAAAGAATCGTTAATTTATAAAATAAAGGTGAAGCAAAAGCA is part of the Petrotoga miotherma DSM 10691 genome and harbors:
- a CDS encoding ABC transporter permease; the encoded protein is MNWFEAIFTAFASPLFYKLTILSALPLIFAGIGGVYSEITGVTNIALEGIMKLGAFIGVAVTFLTGNPWIGLILGMIGGLILAFFHAYVSIEWAANQIVSATALILIAQGFTGFLMKPIFGQEGQTDFVAKIPTVKIEAIQNIPFIGEIFGEISSFFYIAIVVIIGSWFLLYKTPLGLRMRSVGENPRAADTLGVNVKAIRYFGVLMSGVLAALGGMYLALGDIGQFQEQMPAGKGFIALAAMILGNWNPIGTMWAALLFGAAEAMNIQLQTLMVLPSEIKALLNLLPFVLTIIVVGGFVGRTRAPAADGVPYEKE